A single genomic interval of Devosia oryziradicis harbors:
- a CDS encoding AbrB/MazE/SpoVT family DNA-binding domain-containing protein, with translation MAEQRRPVELFRLLPSHLSNAEGALTITTLCVSTRGRITIPAAIRHELGLKGGDKLRYLAQDDGSYVVELVS, from the coding sequence GTGGCAGAACAAAGAAGGCCAGTAGAGCTATTCAGGCTCCTGCCCAGCCATCTTTCGAATGCTGAGGGTGCCCTGACCATAACCACCCTATGTGTTTCGACCCGCGGTCGAATTACAATACCAGCTGCTATCCGACACGAGTTGGGCCTGAAGGGTGGCGACAAGCTTAGGTATTTGGCCCAAGACGACGGGTCATACGTTGTTGAATTGGTATCGTAG
- the ruvA gene encoding Holliday junction branch migration protein RuvA, which produces MIGKLKGLVDSFGDDHVLIDCGGVCYEAFCSSRTLQALPRVGEAAVVFIETIVREDMIRLYGFSSEAEKGWFNLLMTVQGVGARVALSILSVLSPSELSSAVALQDKAMIGRANGVGPKLAVRLVTELKGKTPVGPGIDAGTLGLQAALGEGVASSAITDAVSALTNLGYSSAQASAALAKIVAREGDGVKTETLIRMGLRELSS; this is translated from the coding sequence ATGATCGGCAAGCTCAAGGGGCTGGTGGACAGCTTTGGCGATGACCACGTGCTGATCGATTGCGGCGGCGTGTGTTACGAGGCCTTCTGCTCCAGCCGGACATTACAGGCTTTGCCGCGGGTCGGGGAAGCGGCAGTGGTGTTCATCGAAACTATCGTGCGCGAGGACATGATCCGCCTCTACGGCTTTTCGAGCGAGGCGGAAAAGGGCTGGTTCAACCTGCTGATGACCGTGCAGGGCGTCGGCGCACGCGTTGCCCTCTCTATCCTCTCGGTGCTGTCGCCCTCCGAACTCTCGAGCGCCGTGGCATTACAGGACAAGGCGATGATCGGCCGCGCCAACGGGGTCGGTCCCAAGCTCGCCGTGCGCCTGGTTACCGAGCTCAAGGGCAAGACGCCGGTCGGACCCGGCATTGACGCCGGCACGCTGGGGCTGCAGGCGGCCCTGGGTGAGGGCGTGGCGTCGTCGGCGATCACCGATGCCGTCTCGGCGCTCACCAATCTCGGTTATTCCAGCGCGCAGGCTTCGGCGGCGCTGGCGAAGATCGTGGCGCGTGAGGGCGACGGGGTGAAGACCGAGACGCTGATCCGCATGGGACTGCGGGAGCTGAGCAGTTGA
- a CDS encoding YebC/PmpR family DNA-binding transcriptional regulator produces MAGHSHAKNIMHRKGKSDAARSKVFSKLAREITVAAKLGMPDPAFNARLRLAVANARAQSMPKDNIDRAIKKASGGDGENYDEIRYEGYGPGGVAIIVETLTDNRNRTASNVRSYFSKNGGAMGETNSVGFMFDKVGEITYPLSAGSEDKVMEAAIEAGADDVESDEEGHYITTSFEAMVEVAAALEKVLGEAESVKAVWKPQTNTPIDAEKGATLMKLIATLEEDDDVQNVYSNFEMSDEDAAKLEA; encoded by the coding sequence ATGGCCGGCCATTCACACGCCAAAAACATCATGCACCGCAAAGGCAAGTCCGACGCGGCGCGCTCCAAGGTCTTTTCCAAGCTGGCGCGAGAAATCACCGTCGCCGCCAAGCTGGGCATGCCGGACCCTGCCTTCAACGCCCGCCTGCGCCTTGCGGTGGCCAATGCGCGCGCGCAGTCCATGCCCAAGGACAATATCGACCGCGCCATCAAGAAGGCATCGGGCGGCGACGGCGAGAACTATGACGAGATCCGCTATGAGGGTTATGGCCCGGGCGGCGTCGCTATCATCGTCGAAACGCTGACCGACAACCGCAACCGCACCGCCTCCAACGTCCGCTCGTATTTCTCCAAGAATGGCGGCGCCATGGGCGAAACCAACTCGGTCGGCTTCATGTTCGACAAGGTGGGCGAAATTACCTACCCGCTGAGCGCCGGCTCGGAAGACAAGGTGATGGAAGCCGCCATCGAGGCCGGTGCCGACGACGTCGAGAGCGACGAAGAGGGCCACTACATCACCACCAGCTTCGAAGCGATGGTTGAAGTGGCCGCGGCGCTAGAAAAGGTGCTGGGCGAGGCCGAGTCGGTCAAGGCCGTGTGGAAGCCGCAGACCAATACGCCGATCGACGCCGAAAAGGGCGCCACGCTGATGAAGCTTATCGCGACGCTCGAGGAAGACGACGACGTGCAGAACGTCTATTCGAACTTCGAGATGAGTGACGAGGACGCGGCCAAGCTCGAAGCCTGA
- a CDS encoding PhoX family protein, which produces MNDQTIFKTSQLEAADAAPRNHTANPTMGELISARFSRRGFLQGSLAVSAIAATVSPLALLTAQDARAEESGSAFSFTEVEAGIDEAHHVAEGYDADILLRWGDAIFADAPEFDPTAQTAAAQARQFGYNNDYVGYIPLEGSSEHGLLVVNHEYTNPHLMFPGLVTLVEGEMTLNPLTKEQVDVELMAHGGTIVEIRKVDGKWQVVKDGQYNRRITAETEMQLTGPAAGHDRLKTNADATGTKVFGTVNNCAGGVTPWGTYVMAEENIHGYFAGELPADHPEAANYDRLGIPEGSYEWANFYDRFDVSKEPNEPNRFGYIVEVDVMDPNSVPKKRTALGRFKHEGAESIVNKDGRVVFYLGDDERFDYVYKFVTAGKFNPDDRAANMDLLDQGTLHVAKFADDGTIQWLPLVHGEGTLTAENGFASQADVIIETRRAADLLGATKMDRPEDIQPNGVNGKVYVMLTNNTRREPGQEDAANPRAENAFGHIIEITEADGDFAAADGTWEILLKCGDPSIADVGATFSTDTTVNGWFGMPDNCAVDSLGRLWVSTDGNSPSGTGRTDGLWAVDTEGPARATSKLFFRVPVGAEMCGPLFTPDDETAFVAVQHPGDGGDDWEGFGRVSYYEDLSTRWPDFDDAMPVRPSVVAITKQGGGKIAV; this is translated from the coding sequence ATGAACGACCAGACGATCTTCAAGACATCGCAGCTGGAAGCGGCCGATGCCGCGCCGCGCAACCACACCGCCAATCCCACCATGGGCGAACTGATTTCCGCGCGCTTCTCGCGCCGCGGTTTCCTCCAGGGTTCGCTGGCCGTTTCGGCCATTGCCGCCACTGTGAGCCCCCTGGCGCTGCTGACCGCCCAGGATGCACGCGCCGAGGAGAGTGGTTCGGCTTTTTCGTTTACCGAAGTTGAAGCGGGCATCGACGAGGCCCACCACGTCGCCGAAGGCTATGATGCCGATATCCTGCTGCGCTGGGGCGATGCCATCTTTGCCGATGCGCCGGAATTCGACCCTACCGCACAGACCGCCGCGGCCCAGGCCCGTCAGTTCGGCTACAACAACGACTATGTCGGCTACATCCCGCTCGAAGGTTCATCCGAGCATGGCCTGCTGGTGGTCAACCACGAATACACCAACCCCCACCTGATGTTCCCGGGCCTGGTGACGCTGGTGGAAGGCGAGATGACGCTCAATCCGCTGACCAAGGAACAGGTCGATGTCGAGCTGATGGCCCATGGCGGCACCATTGTTGAGATCAGGAAGGTCGACGGCAAGTGGCAGGTGGTCAAGGACGGCCAGTACAACCGCCGCATCACCGCCGAGACTGAGATGCAGCTGACCGGCCCCGCCGCCGGCCACGATCGGCTCAAGACCAATGCCGATGCCACCGGGACCAAGGTGTTCGGCACGGTCAACAATTGCGCCGGTGGCGTCACGCCCTGGGGCACCTATGTGATGGCCGAGGAAAATATCCACGGCTACTTCGCCGGTGAACTGCCGGCCGACCATCCCGAAGCCGCCAATTACGACCGTCTCGGCATCCCGGAAGGGTCCTATGAATGGGCCAACTTCTATGATCGCTTCGATGTGTCCAAGGAGCCCAACGAGCCCAATCGCTTCGGCTACATCGTCGAAGTGGACGTGATGGACCCCAACTCGGTTCCCAAGAAGCGCACCGCCCTTGGCCGCTTCAAGCATGAAGGCGCCGAATCCATCGTCAACAAGGACGGTCGGGTGGTGTTCTATCTGGGAGACGATGAGCGCTTCGACTATGTCTACAAGTTCGTGACCGCGGGCAAGTTCAACCCCGACGACCGCGCCGCCAACATGGACCTGCTCGACCAGGGTACGCTCCATGTCGCCAAATTCGCCGACGACGGTACTATCCAGTGGTTGCCGCTGGTGCATGGCGAAGGTACGCTGACAGCCGAAAACGGCTTTGCGAGCCAGGCAGACGTGATCATCGAGACCCGCCGTGCCGCCGACCTTCTCGGCGCCACCAAGATGGACCGCCCCGAAGACATCCAGCCCAACGGCGTCAACGGCAAGGTCTATGTGATGCTGACCAACAATACCCGCCGCGAGCCGGGCCAGGAAGACGCGGCCAACCCCCGCGCCGAAAACGCCTTTGGCCACATCATCGAAATCACCGAAGCCGACGGCGACTTTGCCGCCGCCGATGGCACCTGGGAAATCCTGCTCAAATGCGGCGATCCCTCGATCGCCGATGTGGGCGCGACCTTCTCTACCGACACCACCGTCAACGGCTGGTTCGGCATGCCCGACAACTGCGCGGTGGACTCCCTTGGGCGCCTGTGGGTTTCGACTGACGGCAACAGCCCCTCCGGCACCGGCCGGACCGATGGCCTCTGGGCCGTCGACACCGAGGGACCGGCGCGTGCGACCTCCAAGCTGTTCTTCCGCGTGCCGGTGGGCGCCGAAATGTGCGGCCCGCTCTTCACACCCGATGACGAGACCGCTTTCGTGGCGGTGCAGCATCCGGGCGACGGTGGCGACGATTGGGAAGGTTTCGGCCGTGTGTCCTACTACGAGGACCTCTCCACCCGCTGGCCCGATTTCGACGACGCCATGCCGGTGCGGCCGTCGGTCGTCGCCATCACCAAGCAGGGCGGCGGCAAGATCGCGGTCTGA
- the ruvC gene encoding crossover junction endodeoxyribonuclease RuvC, which yields MNSATRIIGIDPGLRRCGWGVIETLGNRLTFVAAGTVTPPVDGSLGERLAILFAGLGEVFDRFAPEEAAVEETFVNAGARSALILGQARGVALLAPAARGLLVAEYAANLVKKSVVGTGHADKGQIQLMVKTLLPAADFKGADAADALAIAICHAHHRVSNQRLRALA from the coding sequence ATGAACTCCGCCACCCGAATCATCGGCATCGATCCAGGCCTGCGCCGCTGCGGCTGGGGTGTCATCGAAACTCTGGGCAACCGGCTGACCTTTGTGGCTGCCGGCACGGTGACGCCGCCGGTGGACGGTTCGCTGGGTGAACGACTGGCCATCCTTTTTGCCGGCTTGGGCGAGGTCTTCGATCGATTTGCGCCCGAGGAGGCGGCGGTGGAGGAAACCTTCGTCAATGCCGGAGCGCGCTCTGCGCTGATCCTGGGCCAGGCGCGCGGCGTGGCGCTGCTGGCGCCGGCGGCGCGCGGCTTGCTGGTCGCTGAATATGCCGCCAACCTCGTCAAGAAATCGGTGGTCGGCACCGGCCATGCCGACAAGGGACAGATTCAGCTCATGGTCAAGACATTGCTGCCGGCGGCCGATTTCAAGGGTGCCGACGCCGCCGACGCGCTGGCGATCGCCATATGTCATGCCCACCACCGCGTTTCCAACCAGCGGCTGAGGGCTCTGGCATGA
- a CDS encoding GGDEF domain-containing protein — translation MPSKTLTALQSWSSVGRWTLFGTGACVLVSVTFNALMFGDLGSAALQRSIISAVTLPVLLGLPLFFYMSLRVRGLAITNLRLGLVARTDSLTACLNRGAFTNRVSTLLAQRPHGTNGALLMIDADNFKSINDLFGHDAGDEALTIIARSIRTILRSGDLVGRMGGEEFGVYLPDVDQRSAEAIAERIRRSVNLAVFAPDGQQRTLSVSIGGVAFEGPAGFSELFRIADQRLYGAKQTGRNRVTVVHVNDHPVIDLRRSA, via the coding sequence ATGCCCTCCAAGACTTTGACTGCCCTGCAAAGCTGGTCCAGCGTTGGCCGTTGGACCCTGTTCGGTACCGGGGCCTGTGTCCTGGTCTCGGTGACATTCAACGCGCTGATGTTCGGCGATCTGGGTTCGGCGGCATTGCAGCGCTCCATCATCAGTGCAGTCACGCTCCCCGTGCTGCTGGGCCTGCCATTGTTCTTCTATATGAGCCTGCGTGTACGCGGCCTGGCGATCACCAATCTGCGGCTGGGACTGGTCGCGCGAACCGACAGCCTGACCGCCTGCCTCAACCGGGGCGCCTTCACCAACAGGGTGAGCACCCTGCTGGCGCAACGACCGCATGGCACCAATGGCGCGCTGTTGATGATCGATGCGGACAATTTCAAGTCGATCAATGACCTCTTCGGCCACGATGCCGGCGATGAAGCCCTGACCATCATCGCCCGCTCCATTCGCACCATTCTTCGGTCGGGCGACCTTGTTGGCCGCATGGGCGGCGAGGAATTCGGGGTCTATCTGCCCGATGTCGACCAGCGCAGTGCCGAAGCGATCGCCGAGCGCATCCGCCGCTCGGTAAACCTGGCGGTCTTTGCGCCCGACGGACAACAGCGTACGCTGTCGGTCAGCATTGGCGGAGTCGCCTTCGAAGGTCCCGCCGGCTTTTCCGAACTGTTCCGGATCGCCGACCAGCGCCTCTATGGCGCCAAGCAGACCGGGCGTAATCGCGTGACCGTCGTCCATGTCAACGACCATCCGGTGATCGACCTCCGCCGCAGCGCATGA
- a CDS encoding 5-formyltetrahydrofolate cyclo-ligase yields the protein MVDALIEEAKAALRNRARAARASLDHGERADAAVAAAQHFFNAVPLQAGDVVAAYWRIRDELDCQPILVKLMDSNQKVVLPVVVGPEQPLDLRVWEPGASLYESGFGTLAPSDLAPRAEPDIVLMPLLGFDARGTRLGYGGGYYDRTLARLSKKPRLVGLAFAAQELDRIPREPHDVPLDMIVTEAGVRHFGAAA from the coding sequence ATGGTTGACGCGTTGATCGAAGAAGCCAAGGCAGCGCTGCGAAACCGGGCTCGCGCGGCGCGCGCCTCGCTCGATCACGGCGAGCGCGCCGATGCCGCGGTTGCGGCGGCGCAGCACTTCTTCAATGCCGTCCCGCTGCAGGCGGGCGACGTGGTAGCCGCCTATTGGCGCATTCGCGATGAACTCGATTGCCAGCCCATTCTGGTCAAGCTGATGGACAGCAACCAGAAGGTCGTGCTGCCGGTGGTGGTGGGGCCGGAGCAGCCGCTTGACCTGCGGGTCTGGGAGCCCGGGGCCTCGCTCTATGAATCCGGCTTCGGCACATTGGCGCCCTCCGACCTGGCGCCGCGGGCGGAGCCGGATATCGTCCTCATGCCGCTGCTGGGCTTTGACGCCCGAGGCACGCGCCTGGGTTATGGTGGCGGCTATTACGATCGCACGCTGGCGCGCCTGAGCAAGAAGCCCAGGCTGGTTGGCCTGGCCTTTGCGGCGCAGGAGCTCGACCGGATTCCGCGCGAGCCGCATGACGTGCCCCTCGACATGATCGTCACCGAGGCCGGTGTCCGCCATTTCGGCGCTGCGGCATGA
- a CDS encoding TIGR00282 family metallophosphoesterase: MRLLFLGDVVGRSGRDGVAERLPGIIERYKFDFVVINGENASHGRGLTEPHFHGLRDAGADIVTLGDHAFDQRDTLSYIERENSLIRPINMPQGTPGRGAMFVEGRNGHRVLVINALGRVFMGPVDDPFRAVEAAVAACPLGEQADAIIVDFHTEATSEIQGMGFYMDGRVSLVVGTHTHIPTSDQRILKGGTALMADAGMCGDFDSIIGVDPEEPLNRFLTGIANGRFTPAEGEATLCGVAVETDPRTGLAAKVLPVRIGGTLAQALPEF; this comes from the coding sequence ATGAGGCTCCTGTTTCTGGGCGATGTGGTGGGCCGCTCCGGCCGCGATGGCGTGGCCGAACGTCTGCCTGGTATCATCGAGCGCTACAAGTTCGACTTCGTGGTCATCAATGGCGAGAATGCCAGCCATGGGCGCGGGCTGACCGAGCCGCATTTCCATGGCCTGCGCGATGCCGGCGCCGACATCGTTACACTGGGCGACCACGCCTTCGACCAGCGCGACACGCTGAGCTATATCGAGCGCGAAAATTCGCTGATCCGCCCGATCAACATGCCCCAGGGAACCCCCGGGCGCGGCGCCATGTTCGTCGAGGGCCGCAACGGGCATCGCGTGCTGGTCATCAATGCCCTGGGGCGGGTGTTCATGGGCCCGGTCGATGATCCATTCCGCGCCGTGGAAGCGGCGGTGGCTGCCTGTCCGCTGGGCGAGCAGGCCGATGCCATCATTGTCGATTTCCATACCGAGGCGACTTCGGAAATCCAGGGCATGGGCTTTTACATGGATGGACGGGTGAGCCTGGTGGTCGGCACCCACACTCACATCCCCACCTCGGACCAGCGCATCCTCAAGGGTGGCACGGCGCTGATGGCCGATGCCGGCATGTGCGGCGATTTCGATTCCATCATCGGGGTCGATCCCGAGGAGCCGCTCAACCGGTTCCTGACCGGCATTGCCAACGGCCGCTTCACGCCTGCCGAGGGCGAGGCGACCTTATGCGGGGTGGCGGTCGAGACCGACCCGCGCACCGGGCTCGCCGCCAAGGTGCTGCCGGTGCGTATCGGCGGCACGCTGGCGCAGGCATTGCCCGAGTTCTAG